A genomic region of Exiguobacterium sp. Helios contains the following coding sequences:
- the gcvPA gene encoding aminomethyl-transferring glycine dehydrogenase subunit GcvPA yields MDFRYLPMTQEDEKEMLQTIGADSIEDLLADIPASVRDQGTLEEVGIPLPETDLIRTLSKLADQNMNTKQYPSFLGAGIYDHYAPAVVNHMLLRSEFYTAYTPYQPEISQGELQAIFEYQTMICELTGMDVANSSMYDGITALAEAAMLACAHKKKKTIVLSDGVHPEAHDVVRTYANGPGLEVQTLPLVNGETAIANLDALDDVACVIVQYPNFYGRVEDLQALADATHAKGGLFIVSANPLALGLLEAPGKLGADITIGDCQPFGIPQSFGGPTCGYFTTTKALMRKIPGRLVGQTVDEDGKRGFVLTLQAREQHIRRDKATSNICSNQALNALAASIAMSALGKRGIRELATRNLQTAYALKKSLIQAGFHIVDDGPSFNEFVVELPIDATEAGKQLLQAGIIGGLPLGTFDDSRNKQMLVCATELRTKEELDQFVTALGGLTHA; encoded by the coding sequence ATGGATTTTCGTTATTTACCGATGACACAAGAAGATGAAAAAGAAATGTTACAGACGATTGGTGCGGACTCGATTGAAGACTTGCTTGCCGATATCCCGGCGAGTGTACGCGATCAAGGAACTTTGGAAGAAGTGGGCATTCCCTTACCGGAAACCGATTTGATTCGAACGCTCTCAAAACTTGCCGATCAAAACATGAACACGAAGCAGTATCCGTCTTTCCTTGGTGCTGGTATCTATGACCACTATGCACCTGCTGTCGTGAACCATATGTTACTCCGCTCTGAGTTCTACACGGCCTATACGCCGTATCAACCTGAAATTTCACAAGGGGAGCTGCAGGCGATTTTTGAATACCAAACGATGATTTGTGAATTGACGGGAATGGATGTCGCCAACTCTTCGATGTACGACGGGATTACAGCACTGGCTGAAGCGGCAATGCTTGCCTGTGCCCATAAGAAAAAGAAGACAATCGTTCTTTCAGATGGTGTGCATCCGGAAGCACACGATGTCGTGCGGACCTACGCAAATGGTCCGGGACTTGAAGTACAGACATTACCGCTCGTGAATGGTGAAACGGCGATCGCGAACCTGGATGCACTCGATGATGTCGCGTGTGTCATCGTGCAATATCCGAACTTCTATGGACGTGTCGAAGATTTACAAGCATTAGCAGACGCGACGCATGCAAAAGGCGGGTTATTCATCGTCTCGGCCAACCCACTTGCACTCGGCTTATTAGAAGCACCGGGTAAGCTTGGGGCGGATATTACAATTGGGGATTGCCAACCGTTCGGAATTCCACAGAGCTTTGGTGGACCGACATGCGGGTATTTCACGACGACAAAAGCGTTAATGCGAAAAATCCCTGGACGTCTTGTCGGTCAGACGGTGGACGAAGACGGAAAACGTGGTTTCGTCCTGACATTACAAGCGCGTGAACAACACATTCGCCGCGATAAAGCGACTTCGAATATCTGTTCGAACCAGGCACTGAATGCTTTAGCGGCCTCCATCGCGATGAGCGCACTAGGAAAGCGCGGGATTCGTGAACTGGCAACCCGCAACCTTCAGACGGCCTACGCCTTGAAAAAATCATTGATTCAAGCAGGTTTCCACATCGTGGACGACGGTCCGAGCTTCAATGAATTTGTGGTTGAATTGCCAATCGATGCGACAGAAGCCGGCAAACAGTTGTTGCAAGCCGGAATCATCGGTGGTCTGCCACTTGGTACGTTTGACGACAGTCGGAACAAACAAATGCTTGTTTGTGCGACGGAATTACGGACGAAAGAAGAATTGGATCAATTCGTGACTGCGTTAGGAGGACTGACTCATGCATAA
- a CDS encoding lipoate--protein ligase family protein, producing MIREWQVLTTERMEPALNMAIDEALIGFVGRGEVAPTLRFYSWEPRGLSVGHFQRATKDIDRKRIEALGIPIVRRMTGGRAVLHADELTYSVILPEQMEGVPKTVIESYRMLTEGIRKGYHHLGIPVEFSVPMTEEEKDELRKPKSAVCFDAASYYELAVGKRKVAGSAQVRHQGVVLQHGSVPLSVDEGELFDCFMYEDETMRERMKARFAGKAVALNELAGRSVSFEEVRLAFVKGFEDALQLTFTPLEFTTHQWQEIERLAEKYRSEEWNWKR from the coding sequence TTGATCAGAGAGTGGCAAGTATTGACGACGGAAAGAATGGAACCGGCATTGAACATGGCGATTGACGAAGCCTTAATCGGTTTTGTCGGCCGAGGCGAAGTCGCACCGACGCTTCGTTTTTATTCGTGGGAACCAAGGGGATTAAGTGTCGGTCATTTTCAACGGGCGACAAAAGATATTGATCGCAAACGGATCGAAGCACTGGGTATTCCAATCGTTCGCCGGATGACCGGGGGACGAGCTGTCTTACACGCCGACGAATTGACATACAGTGTGATTCTTCCTGAACAGATGGAAGGCGTCCCGAAAACCGTCATTGAAAGTTACCGGATGCTGACAGAAGGAATCCGTAAAGGGTATCATCATTTAGGGATTCCTGTTGAATTTTCGGTTCCGATGACAGAAGAAGAAAAAGACGAATTGCGAAAACCGAAGTCTGCTGTCTGTTTTGATGCCGCATCGTATTATGAACTGGCAGTCGGAAAACGGAAAGTGGCCGGAAGTGCGCAAGTCCGTCATCAAGGCGTCGTGTTGCAACACGGTTCTGTGCCGCTGTCTGTCGATGAAGGGGAATTGTTTGACTGTTTTATGTACGAAGATGAAACGATGCGTGAACGGATGAAAGCACGTTTTGCCGGAAAAGCGGTTGCCTTGAATGAGCTTGCTGGACGTTCTGTCTCATTCGAAGAAGTTCGTCTTGCTTTTGTAAAGGGATTTGAAGATGCACTTCAATTGACCTTCACCCCGCTAGAGTTTACAACGCATCAATGGCAGGAAATTGAGCGGTTGGCAGAGAAGTACCGTAGTGAAGAATGGAACTGGAAGCGCTAA
- the efp gene encoding elongation factor P has protein sequence MVSVNDLKTGLTIKTSDGMIWQVLEFQHVKPGKGAAFVRTKMRNIRNGNIQEMTFRGGERVERAHIERNKMQYLYPMGETYVFMDTESYEQLELTTAQVEAALPFLLENMEVQIAIYNGEVLGIELPNTIVMTIVEAEPGVKGDTASNVKKNATVETGHIIHVPLFIEAGEKVTVDTRTGDFTGRYNG, from the coding sequence ATGGTATCAGTAAACGATTTAAAAACAGGACTTACAATTAAAACATCAGACGGAATGATTTGGCAGGTCCTTGAATTCCAACACGTTAAACCTGGTAAAGGTGCAGCATTCGTCCGGACGAAAATGCGTAACATCCGTAACGGAAACATTCAAGAGATGACGTTCCGTGGTGGTGAACGTGTCGAGCGTGCCCACATCGAACGGAACAAAATGCAATACTTGTATCCGATGGGTGAAACGTATGTCTTCATGGATACAGAATCATATGAGCAATTGGAACTCACAACGGCTCAAGTCGAAGCGGCACTCCCGTTCCTTCTTGAAAACATGGAAGTTCAGATTGCGATCTACAACGGCGAAGTCCTCGGAATCGAACTTCCGAATACAATCGTCATGACGATCGTTGAGGCAGAGCCTGGTGTCAAAGGCGATACAGCATCAAACGTCAAGAAAAATGCGACGGTCGAGACGGGACATATCATCCATGTACCACTCTTCATCGAAGCAGGAGAAAAAGTAACAGTTGATACACGTACTGGTGATTTCACAGGGCGTTACAACGGATAA
- a CDS encoding DUF1385 domain-containing protein, translating to MKTAQAPVGGQAIVEGVMFQNATHAVSAIRRNDDTIETFEQKKPSRPRIAVGKKIPLIRGLFALVESSANGASHMNFASDRYGVNPGEEEPEDASQGQLTKWLGVAVLGVLSFFFGKLMFTLLPAFLASLFSYFPALSGHLIQNVLEALIKLTLLFSYLYLISLTPLVKRLFQYHGAEHKVINCVESGQTLTVENVRTSSRLHYRCGSSFLIFTVIVGFFVYLIVPTDPLWLRLVCRIALLPVVIGLSFEVLQLTNKAQNIRGLRVIALPGLWLQYLTTKEPDDSQIEVAIYAFEALEKQEHNLHENALG from the coding sequence ATGAAAACTGCTCAAGCGCCCGTTGGTGGACAAGCCATCGTCGAGGGTGTCATGTTCCAAAATGCTACACATGCCGTCTCAGCCATTCGCCGAAATGACGATACGATTGAAACATTCGAACAAAAAAAACCAAGTCGACCACGGATTGCCGTCGGTAAAAAAATCCCTTTGATCCGCGGATTGTTCGCTTTAGTCGAGTCTTCAGCAAACGGAGCAAGCCATATGAACTTCGCCAGTGACCGTTACGGTGTCAATCCGGGTGAAGAAGAGCCGGAAGACGCTTCCCAAGGCCAGTTGACGAAATGGCTCGGCGTCGCTGTACTCGGTGTTTTGTCGTTCTTTTTCGGAAAATTGATGTTTACGTTATTACCTGCGTTTCTAGCCTCACTTTTCAGCTACTTCCCGGCGTTATCCGGACATTTGATTCAAAACGTACTGGAAGCCTTGATCAAGTTGACCTTGCTGTTCAGTTACCTCTATCTGATTTCCTTGACCCCGCTCGTCAAACGACTGTTTCAATATCATGGTGCGGAACATAAAGTCATCAACTGTGTCGAGAGCGGCCAGACATTGACGGTCGAAAATGTCCGGACAAGCAGCCGTTTGCATTACCGGTGTGGTTCGAGTTTCTTGATTTTCACTGTCATCGTCGGATTTTTCGTGTATTTAATCGTACCGACCGATCCATTATGGTTACGTCTTGTTTGTCGGATTGCCTTGTTGCCTGTCGTCATCGGTCTTTCGTTTGAAGTTTTACAATTAACAAATAAAGCGCAAAACATTAGAGGGTTACGCGTCATCGCCTTACCCGGCCTGTGGTTACAGTACTTGACGACGAAAGAACCGGATGATTCTCAAATCGAGGTTGCGATTTACGCGTTTGAAGCACTCGAAAAACAGGAACATAACCTACATGAGAATGCACTTGGTTAA
- the gcvPB gene encoding aminomethyl-transferring glycine dehydrogenase subunit GcvPB — protein MHKTSEQTLIFEISKAGRVAYSLPLPTVDEVAAEDLLPAHLLRQEDVELPEVSELDLVRHYTALSNRNHGVDSGFYPLGSCTMKYNPKINEDMARLPGFAHIHPLQPVESVQGALELMYDLQEKLAVITGMDEVTLQPAAGAHGEWTGLMLIKAYHHARGDFKRTKVLVPDSAHGTNPASASVAGFDTVTVLSDERGLVDLADLKSKVGEDTAALMLTNPNTLGLFESDIVEIAKAVHEAGGKLYYDGANSNAIMGIARPGDMGFDVVHLNLHKTFTGPHGGGGPGSGPVGVKHDLIPYLPKPIVAKTADGFVLDYDRPESIGRVKPFYGNFGINVRAYSYIRTMGGAGLARVSKEAVLNANYMLARLKGAYDAPYDVYCKHEFVLSGRRQKALGVRTLDIAKRLLDFGYHPPTIYFPLNVEECIMIEPTETESKETLDAFCDAMLQIAKEVEETPDVVLNAPHTTVVKRMDETLAARKPILRYQPKQEVHV, from the coding sequence ATGCATAAAACTAGTGAACAGACATTGATTTTTGAAATCTCAAAAGCTGGTCGTGTCGCCTACAGTTTACCGCTTCCGACGGTCGACGAAGTAGCGGCGGAAGATTTATTGCCTGCGCATTTGCTACGCCAAGAGGACGTGGAGTTGCCGGAAGTATCTGAACTGGATCTTGTCCGTCATTATACCGCCCTTTCGAACCGAAATCACGGGGTCGATTCCGGTTTCTATCCGCTTGGTTCATGTACGATGAAATACAATCCGAAAATCAATGAAGATATGGCACGTCTCCCGGGATTCGCTCATATCCACCCATTGCAACCGGTTGAGAGCGTACAAGGTGCTCTTGAACTGATGTACGACTTACAAGAGAAACTGGCAGTCATTACCGGTATGGATGAAGTGACGTTGCAACCGGCAGCAGGAGCCCACGGTGAGTGGACAGGACTGATGTTGATCAAAGCATACCATCATGCGCGGGGAGATTTTAAACGGACGAAAGTTCTCGTTCCGGACTCAGCTCACGGAACGAATCCGGCATCGGCTTCTGTTGCTGGTTTTGATACGGTGACGGTCTTATCTGACGAGCGCGGATTAGTCGATTTAGCTGATTTAAAGAGTAAAGTTGGAGAAGATACGGCAGCGTTGATGCTGACGAATCCGAATACACTCGGCCTGTTCGAATCGGATATCGTCGAGATTGCGAAAGCGGTCCACGAAGCCGGCGGAAAACTGTATTACGATGGTGCGAACTCTAACGCGATCATGGGAATTGCGCGTCCTGGGGACATGGGCTTTGATGTTGTCCACTTGAATCTCCACAAGACGTTTACAGGTCCTCACGGCGGCGGTGGTCCTGGTTCAGGTCCGGTCGGTGTCAAACATGACTTGATTCCATATCTGCCAAAACCGATCGTGGCGAAAACGGCAGATGGTTTTGTACTCGATTACGACCGTCCGGAATCAATCGGCCGCGTCAAACCGTTTTATGGAAACTTCGGAATCAACGTCCGGGCCTACAGTTATATCCGGACGATGGGAGGCGCAGGGCTTGCCCGCGTTTCGAAAGAAGCCGTCTTGAATGCCAATTACATGTTGGCACGTCTGAAGGGTGCATATGATGCTCCTTATGATGTCTATTGCAAACACGAATTTGTTCTGTCGGGACGTCGTCAAAAAGCACTGGGTGTCCGGACGCTAGATATCGCCAAACGCCTGCTTGACTTCGGATATCACCCGCCAACGATTTACTTCCCGTTGAATGTCGAAGAATGTATCATGATCGAACCGACGGAAACAGAATCGAAGGAGACGCTTGATGCATTTTGCGATGCGATGCTCCAAATTGCGAAAGAAGTCGAAGAGACGCCGGACGTCGTCTTGAACGCACCGCATACGACGGTCGTCAAACGTATGGACGAGACATTAGCAGCACGTAAGCCGATTTTACGTTACCAGCCGAAACAGGAAGTTCACGTCTAA
- a CDS encoding SA1362 family protein: protein MIRQRIGSTFALVVLLFAFVGFGYKLANDPGSLFSQLLFFAITAGIIFLLFKFLTRNSVSSGTNSQYRKSVAQSKKMHAKNNPSPRRTDFKKKPVKTTKTATSNKVRPLRDRSKAPHLTVIEGKKGKKKKRAF, encoded by the coding sequence ATGATTAGACAACGGATTGGCTCTACATTCGCACTTGTCGTGTTACTGTTTGCGTTCGTCGGCTTTGGATATAAGCTTGCTAATGATCCCGGTAGTCTGTTTTCACAATTACTGTTTTTTGCGATTACAGCTGGAATCATCTTCTTGCTGTTTAAATTTTTAACACGAAATAGCGTCAGCAGCGGAACGAACTCTCAATATCGAAAATCTGTTGCGCAGTCTAAAAAAATGCATGCCAAGAACAACCCCTCTCCCCGCCGGACAGATTTTAAGAAGAAACCGGTCAAAACGACGAAAACGGCCACATCTAATAAAGTGCGTCCCCTTCGTGACCGGTCAAAAGCACCACACTTGACTGTCATTGAAGGAAAAAAGGGTAAAAAGAAAAAACGTGCTTTTTAA
- a CDS encoding rhodanese-like domain-containing protein: MEISTIITIVLWVALIAYIVWRFMPVKGITKLSQEEFRANYRKAQIVDVRETQEFKGGHIIGARNIPVSQMKMRSKELRKDMPIYLYCQGNMRSSQAAKVLKKAGYTNLYQLKGGFKQWTGKVKRS, translated from the coding sequence ATGGAAATCAGTACAATCATCACGATCGTCTTATGGGTAGCCTTGATTGCTTATATCGTCTGGCGCTTCATGCCGGTCAAAGGAATCACGAAGCTCTCACAAGAGGAATTCCGGGCAAACTACCGGAAAGCACAAATCGTAGACGTCCGCGAGACACAGGAATTTAAAGGCGGTCACATCATCGGAGCGCGTAACATACCGGTCAGTCAGATGAAAATGCGTTCGAAAGAATTACGTAAGGATATGCCGATTTATTTGTATTGCCAAGGCAACATGCGTTCATCGCAAGCGGCCAAAGTCTTGAAAAAAGCCGGTTATACGAACTTGTATCAACTTAAAGGCGGATTCAAGCAATGGACCGGAAAAGTCAAACGCAGCTGA
- the hpt gene encoding hypoxanthine phosphoribosyltransferase: MEIVIKEKLVSESELASKVKDLAAAIERDAAGRQIVLVVVLKGSMVFAADLMREIKGSVQIDTVACSSYGAKTVSSGRVQLKKDLDLDVEGKYVVVVEDIIDTGHTLSFLCEHMKLHKPGVLKICTLLDKPARREVPLDADYVGFEIPDYFVVGYGIDCAEEYRNLPYVGWVETD, from the coding sequence ATGGAAATCGTGATTAAAGAGAAGTTAGTATCGGAATCAGAACTTGCGTCAAAAGTAAAAGATCTTGCTGCTGCAATTGAACGTGACGCGGCAGGTCGACAAATTGTTTTAGTCGTCGTATTAAAAGGTTCAATGGTCTTTGCTGCCGATTTGATGCGCGAAATCAAAGGTAGTGTCCAAATCGATACAGTCGCCTGTTCTTCTTATGGCGCCAAAACGGTTTCGTCCGGACGCGTCCAGTTGAAAAAGGACTTGGATCTTGATGTCGAAGGGAAATACGTCGTCGTCGTCGAGGATATCATCGATACCGGTCATACCTTAAGTTTCTTGTGTGAACACATGAAGCTGCATAAACCGGGTGTCTTGAAAATTTGTACGTTACTCGACAAGCCGGCACGACGGGAAGTACCGCTCGATGCCGATTATGTCGGATTTGAGATTCCCGATTATTTTGTAGTCGGTTATGGTATTGATTGTGCCGAGGAATACCGGAACCTGCCGTACGTCGGTTGGGTCGAGACGGATTAA
- the mntR gene encoding transcriptional regulator MntR yields MPTPSMEDYLEQIYILIEEKGYARVSDIAELLGVHPSSVTKMVQKLDREEYLVYEKYRGLMLTAKGRKIGKRLVERHALLEDFLRLVGVDESLIYKDVEGIEHHISIEALDKINGMIQFFAERPELQAEFQKHQQVHPEE; encoded by the coding sequence GTGCCGACTCCGAGCATGGAAGATTATTTAGAACAAATCTATATTTTGATTGAAGAAAAAGGATATGCCCGTGTATCCGATATTGCAGAACTGTTAGGTGTTCATCCGTCCTCTGTGACAAAGATGGTCCAGAAGTTGGACCGGGAAGAATATCTCGTGTATGAGAAATACCGTGGATTGATGTTAACGGCAAAAGGACGGAAAATCGGGAAGCGCCTTGTCGAACGTCATGCGTTGTTAGAAGATTTTCTGCGCCTCGTCGGAGTGGATGAATCTTTGATTTACAAAGATGTGGAAGGAATCGAGCATCATATCAGTATTGAAGCACTCGATAAAATCAACGGAATGATTCAGTTTTTTGCCGAACGTCCGGAATTACAAGCGGAATTTCAAAAACATCAGCAAGTACACCCAGAAGAATGA
- the accB gene encoding acetyl-CoA carboxylase biotin carboxyl carrier protein — MKIDQLKQVLEMLDQSSVNELSLETDTYKLKLKKQNDNIVVSHQAPAPAATPAAQAPVAVTESATEESNVEADTVTINALMVGTFYSRPNPDKPSFVKVGDQIEVGQVVCVLEAMKLFNNLNSEVAGTVVEILVADGDLVEFGQPLFRIRP; from the coding sequence ATGAAAATCGATCAGTTGAAGCAAGTACTCGAAATGTTGGACCAATCGAGTGTCAATGAACTTTCTCTTGAAACCGATACGTATAAGTTAAAATTAAAAAAACAAAATGATAACATCGTTGTTTCCCATCAAGCACCGGCACCGGCCGCAACACCGGCAGCGCAAGCTCCAGTAGCCGTCACGGAATCAGCAACGGAAGAATCAAATGTTGAAGCAGATACGGTAACGATCAATGCGTTGATGGTCGGAACGTTTTATTCGCGTCCGAATCCGGACAAACCGTCTTTCGTCAAAGTCGGCGATCAAATCGAAGTCGGTCAAGTCGTCTGCGTCTTAGAAGCCATGAAACTATTTAATAATCTGAACTCGGAAGTAGCCGGAACAGTCGTCGAAATTCTCGTCGCAGATGGAGACCTTGTTGAATTCGGACAACCTCTCTTCCGGATTCGTCCTTGA
- the gcvT gene encoding glycine cleavage system aminomethyltransferase GcvT, which produces MSQTTLKRTPLFDIIAPTGKMVDFAGFEMPVLFSSIKEEHTAVRERVGMFDVSHMGELFVSGSDALAFLQQTLSNDISKIAIGQAQYNVLCQEDGGTVDDLLVYRLTEQDYLLVVNASNIEKDEAHLRQYLKGDVLLENQSDAYGQIAVQGPKAVEVLQGLTTLNLEDIKFFRFAQGELAGVDMLVSRSGYTGEDGFELYMPSADASTVWKVLLEAGVVPCGLGARDTLRFEACLPLYGHELSATISPIEAGMGFAVKPQVKSFVGSEALLKQKEDGPRRRLIGLELLDKGIARQDASVLVNGEPVGFVTTGTLPPTIGKAIALALVPTEYATEETFEVEVRGKKLAAKRIDTPFYRRSK; this is translated from the coding sequence ATGAGTCAGACGACATTGAAGAGAACGCCATTGTTCGACATCATTGCACCAACGGGGAAAATGGTCGATTTTGCAGGGTTTGAAATGCCAGTTCTGTTTTCATCCATCAAGGAAGAGCATACAGCGGTGCGGGAACGTGTCGGAATGTTTGATGTATCCCATATGGGCGAGTTGTTTGTTTCCGGATCAGATGCGTTAGCATTTCTTCAACAGACGTTGTCCAATGACATCTCGAAGATTGCGATTGGGCAGGCGCAATACAATGTTTTGTGCCAGGAAGATGGTGGGACAGTAGACGATCTATTGGTTTATCGTTTAACAGAACAGGACTATCTGCTTGTCGTCAATGCATCCAACATTGAAAAAGATGAAGCGCACTTACGTCAGTATTTAAAAGGGGACGTGTTGCTTGAAAATCAATCGGATGCCTATGGGCAAATTGCCGTTCAAGGTCCAAAAGCGGTTGAAGTGTTGCAGGGACTGACGACGCTCAATCTCGAAGACATCAAATTTTTCCGTTTTGCGCAAGGAGAGTTGGCCGGAGTCGATATGCTGGTATCACGCAGCGGGTATACAGGAGAAGACGGGTTCGAACTGTACATGCCGTCTGCAGACGCCTCGACAGTCTGGAAAGTGTTATTAGAAGCGGGTGTCGTACCGTGTGGGCTGGGTGCCCGGGATACGTTACGATTTGAAGCATGTTTGCCTTTATACGGCCACGAGTTATCGGCGACGATTTCACCGATTGAAGCAGGAATGGGGTTTGCCGTCAAACCACAAGTGAAGTCGTTTGTCGGATCGGAAGCTTTGTTGAAACAGAAAGAAGACGGTCCGCGCCGCCGATTAATCGGTCTTGAACTTCTTGATAAGGGGATTGCTCGTCAAGACGCTTCGGTTCTAGTGAACGGAGAACCCGTCGGATTCGTTACGACCGGTACATTACCACCGACAATCGGTAAAGCCATTGCGTTAGCACTTGTACCTACGGAATATGCGACTGAGGAAACGTTCGAAGTCGAAGTACGCGGAAAAAAACTGGCGGCAAAACGAATCGACACACCATTCTATCGCCGGAGCAAATAA
- a CDS encoding Xaa-Pro peptidase family protein, producing the protein MKHRIEALQTALKERDLPGLLVTKAENIRYISGFTGSSGACLVTSEQAYFVTDFRYTEQAADQVKGMEIVQIERSIPETMGELMAGARVRAVGVEKDAMTLGSFEAFDQASAVELVPTTGIVENLRLIKDSSEIKMIKEAVDLADATFHHILTYIQAGRTELEVSNELEFFMRKQGATSSSFDTIVASGYRSALPHGVASSKVIQSGELVTLDFGALLNGYVSDITRTVAIGPISPELQKIYDTVLQAQLAGVDGLRPGITGIEADALTRDIIKDAGYGEYFGHSTGHGIGLEVHEGPGLSFRSETKLQPGMIVTVEPGIYVPQVGGCRIEDDVLITESGREILSSSPKELITL; encoded by the coding sequence ATGAAACATCGTATCGAAGCACTCCAAACGGCTCTTAAAGAACGTGATTTACCAGGTCTTCTCGTCACGAAGGCGGAAAATATCCGGTATATTTCCGGATTTACCGGCTCGAGCGGTGCGTGTCTCGTGACGTCAGAACAAGCTTACTTCGTGACGGATTTCCGTTACACGGAACAAGCGGCTGATCAAGTAAAAGGAATGGAAATCGTTCAGATTGAACGGTCGATTCCGGAAACGATGGGTGAATTGATGGCGGGAGCCCGCGTGCGTGCAGTCGGTGTCGAAAAAGATGCGATGACACTTGGCTCATTCGAAGCATTCGATCAGGCATCAGCTGTGGAATTGGTTCCGACGACTGGAATCGTTGAAAACCTACGCTTGATTAAGGATTCATCAGAGATTAAGATGATTAAGGAAGCGGTGGATTTAGCAGATGCGACGTTCCACCACATCTTGACGTATATTCAAGCTGGTCGAACAGAACTTGAAGTCTCGAACGAACTTGAATTCTTTATGCGTAAACAAGGTGCGACGTCTTCGTCGTTCGATACGATTGTTGCGTCTGGTTATCGTTCTGCGTTACCGCATGGTGTTGCCAGTTCGAAAGTCATTCAGTCAGGTGAACTCGTGACGCTTGATTTTGGTGCGCTTCTGAACGGATACGTCTCGGACATCACGCGTACTGTTGCCATCGGACCAATCAGTCCGGAGTTACAGAAGATTTACGATACCGTCCTTCAAGCGCAACTCGCAGGCGTTGACGGATTACGTCCGGGAATCACTGGAATTGAAGCAGACGCTTTGACACGTGACATCATCAAGGATGCAGGATATGGGGAATATTTTGGTCATTCGACGGGTCATGGAATTGGGTTAGAAGTACATGAAGGACCAGGATTATCGTTCCGTTCTGAAACGAAACTGCAACCTGGTATGATTGTTACGGTTGAACCGGGAATTTACGTACCACAAGTCGGAGGATGTCGGATTGAAGATGACGTCTTGATCACCGAATCAGGGCGTGAAATTCTTTCGTCTTCACCAAAAGAACTTATTACACTGTAA
- the aroQ gene encoding type II 3-dehydroquinate dehydratase, producing the protein MRIFVLNGPNLKLLGTREPDTYGTQTLSDLEDLIKHRFKDIDFQFAQSNHEGELVDYLHGARGYDGIVLNAAAYTHTSIALRDAIAAIGVPTIEVHLSNVHAREAFRHQSMLAPVCRGVISGLGMTGYLLAVEALIQPST; encoded by the coding sequence ATGCGGATATTCGTCTTGAATGGACCGAACTTGAAATTGCTTGGGACACGGGAACCGGATACATATGGGACGCAAACTTTATCGGATTTGGAAGATCTGATAAAACACCGTTTTAAGGATATTGATTTTCAGTTCGCCCAATCGAACCACGAGGGGGAATTGGTCGATTATTTACATGGAGCGCGCGGATATGACGGAATCGTTTTGAATGCGGCAGCTTACACGCATACGAGTATTGCGTTGCGGGATGCGATTGCGGCAATCGGCGTACCGACGATTGAAGTTCATTTATCAAACGTTCATGCGCGCGAAGCATTTCGGCATCAGTCGATGCTTGCACCGGTTTGCCGAGGTGTCATCAGCGGTTTAGGGATGACGGGGTATCTGCTCGCAGTAGAAGCGTTGATCCAACCGTCTACATAA